One Deltaproteobacteria bacterium DNA window includes the following coding sequences:
- the istB gene encoding IS21-like element helper ATPase IstB, producing the protein MTALKARAGALGLHGLLARWGEIAEADWLEDLITHEERERRARSFERRRAAARLPAFTPLADFDWTWPRHIDREAVRTLMTLEFISRADNAVLVGGQGTGKTMIAANIAHQALLRGHTVRFETAPGLLADLAALDSRQALLHRLTVLARPRLLILDEIGYVHLDSRLADILYTIIARRYRRRSTLVTTSLGFGQWDRVFPSAAGIAAAVDRLTHKATVITIDGDSWRLRHSGT; encoded by the coding sequence GCTCAAGGCCCGCGCCGGCGCTCTCGGCCTGCATGGCCTGCTCGCCCGCTGGGGCGAGATCGCCGAAGCCGACTGGCTCGAGGATCTCATCACCCACGAGGAGCGCGAGCGACGCGCCCGCAGCTTCGAACGCCGCCGCGCCGCGGCCCGGCTCCCGGCCTTCACCCCCCTGGCCGACTTCGACTGGACATGGCCGCGCCACATCGACCGCGAGGCCGTCAGGACGCTGATGACGCTCGAGTTCATCAGCCGTGCCGACAATGCCGTGCTCGTCGGCGGACAGGGAACCGGAAAGACCATGATCGCCGCCAACATCGCCCACCAGGCCCTCCTGCGCGGCCACACCGTGCGGTTCGAGACCGCGCCCGGCCTGCTCGCGGACCTCGCCGCGCTCGACAGCCGGCAGGCACTTCTGCACCGCCTCACCGTGCTCGCCCGCCCCCGCCTCCTCATCCTCGACGAAATCGGCTACGTCCATCTCGACAGCCGCCTCGCCGACATCCTCTACACCATCATCGCGCGGCGCTACCGCAGACGCTCCACCCTGGTCACGACATCCCTCGGCTTCGGACAGTGGGACCGGGTCTTCCCCAGCGCCGCCGGCATCGCCGCCGCCGTCGACCGCCTGACGCACAAGGCCACCGTC